aattttctgTTTTACTAAATTTTAGCAAATCCCACTTATTGAACCAACCATTCTAGGTGAATGCAGGAAATGCAGCTTTCTGGTATAAATCTAATCATTCAAGGGTAATCTAAAAACAAGTGCACATGGATTTGGGGTCCTTTTGGTTAGTTAGAACCTTAAAAACAAGTGCACATGACCTGCAAGTTTTTCAATGTATTGCTTAAGCCTTGGCAGTTgtgtatttaactatttattaAGACCTCTACAGCCCCACATTCCAACTGATATGGAACACAATGGGCAGCTGGAAGAGCATTGATTTTACCACATATTAGTGTTGGCTTTCAGGTTAGGTCCTAGTTCCTTTCCTGTCACATATGTAGTGTTGTCCAAGAGTCACAGCTCAAAAATTTGTAGTTACTTCCAAGAATCTATAATTCTTGGTTTCAACCTTCAAAATACTTTCTTGTAACATGTAGTATCCTCCAAGAGTCACAACTCTCAAAAGAATTGGTAATCACTTTCTAGCATTCTGATTGTTATTCTTTTTTTGACCATTAATTTTAGTTTTCAGGTTAGATATGTAACTGTATTCACAGTTCTTATCTTCTAAGTACTTCCTTGTCCTATGTGTGGATTATAGAGTCCTCCAAGAATCAAGGCCTAAAGGAAAATTCCTGCTGAATTTGACAGCATAGGAACTTAAATAGATTTTTTCAGAGCTTATAGGTTAGTGTTAACtataagtttcaccaaacacgactacttataaattagtttatttttcacaacAAATAAGCTCTACTAAACGGAGCTCTTATTGGATTTCAAGGATCAAAATATATTTGAGTGGGTGTCACTCTTGCAGAGTTAATATTCATGATCACTTCCAAGAGACTCATTGTGCTGGCAAAGAAGTAGACAAAATGCATTGCTTATGCCTCTCACTGAATTTTTTGGCCCTTCAACAGAGAACCCAGCACTGGCAATTTGTGCTTTATGGTTGATGAGTTTATtcaattttgtttgtaaacaatCAAGGCACGTCCATGAATAGTGTTTAATGGTAAGTTGTGAACCATTAAGGGATCCAGGGTTCTGCAATTACCCCGAATTTGGAATTCGCATCCAATGGATTGGGAGGTGTGACACATCACTATGCTGATTTGTTCTACACCATATCAAGCGCCGTTAGATGCGAATTGAAGAGTCCATCCAATTGCAGAGTTCCTCAATCCACCATCCACCATTAAGTGCATGAAACTTATCAAGATACCTGATAGCAATACATGTTTGGGTCATTATCTTATCATTTTTCTTGTGGCTCACAAAGTGTAGACCCTATTTTGCCGTCAAACCACCCAACAAATGAAGAGTTCTGATGTCTCTCTTCTGTTCCACCTTGATGTGCTAATAAACATGCCCACCTCCTAAACAGTCCTTCACACCATCACATGGTTTTGCTTCCCATTATTGGTTGAGCTACATTCAAGAGGTTGTCTCTTACTTTTTGAATAAATAGAGCACTACACCTCCTCTGCCTTCCACACAACAACTGAATAACACATATCAGCATTCGGAACTAGCTTCAAAACATTTAAGGTCATTTCCTCTCTTGTGATCTCACCACCACAGTAAGAATGATTAGTACCAAGAAGCTCATCAGATTGGCAAGGAAATGGCAGAAGTTTGTGGTAATCAGGCGCAAAAGAGTTACTTTTCCAACAGCCAAAGGAGGTTTAGATGTGGAGAGTTGCAGCACATCATCAAGTAAGGGACACTTTGTTGTGTACACTAATGATCAAAGGAGGTTTCTGCTGCCACTGAAGTTTCTCAACCACGACGTTGTTCGCGAGTTATTTGAACTAGCAGAGGAAGAGTTTGGATTACCAAGCGATGGGCCGCTTACATTACCTTGTGATGCAAGCTTCATGGAATATGTTATTGCCTTGATCCAACATCACATATCTAAAGATGTACAGAAGGCACTGATCATGTCCATTTCCAACAAATGCTCGTCGACCTTGTATCTACAGCAAGAAATAGTAAACCAGCAAGAGATATACAGCTTCTGAAGCTAATATTATTTTAGTTTTGTAAACTTGTCTGATTATAGTCACATAGAAATGAGAAATTCCAATGATTTTCTTCATCTTTGGTTATTTTCTGGTGCAAAAACCTGTAAGCCACAAAAATCATGTAGGATATTGCAAgttcaaaaaaataatcacCAAACCCACATTGGTCAAATCAACAATTTCTAAGTATATACAAGAAATGTTAaattattgtgtatatatatagattatgtTCTTGGCATGTGATATTGGTTTATACTGCTACTATAACCACACGTCATGTGCAAGTTCATCTGAAAATATTCTAATGCAACATAATCCGCCACAAGCGGCCACTTAATTCTTCACTAATCCTCAAAACTTGTAATAAGTTATTAAACACTCTAGGTAAAACCCAATTCAACCAAAATTGTtgagacaaaaaagaaaataaaagaaaagcaaaaagtCCCTAATTGACTAACACAATCTCTcattctggtttttttttttataaatctttgTTGAGGTTGGGAGGATTTCATAGGTATCAAAATTCAATAACCTGATACTGGTCTCTACAGTCCGGTTAGGGGAGTGGCTGGGCTAGAAGTGGTTGCAGGAGTCATTGATCGGATGTTGATGTCAAGAGGAAACAAGCGATACTGAATATCAAGTTCTCTGAATACTTTCACCATCTCTTCTACCAATAAAGCTCTTCTTGCCCACCTCTCCCCCATGGTCTGGTGGTTCATTCGGTGCGATGGCCATACTGCAAACCTCAGCCTTGTGAAGTCCTCAACATCCTTCAGTACAACTGTGGGAGAAGGATACCAATGCTCCTTCTTGTTCTCAATGTAACTGCATTAGCATTTGTTCAAAATGATTATCAGTTAAATCGGATTCTTAAAAATGGGGATTTAGTGAATGCCTA
This genomic stretch from Tripterygium wilfordii isolate XIE 37 chromosome 22, ASM1340144v1, whole genome shotgun sequence harbors:
- the LOC119991011 gene encoding auxin-responsive protein SAUR68-like, yielding MISTKKLIRLARKWQKFVVIRRKRVTFPTAKGGLDVESCSTSSSKGHFVVYTNDQRRFLLPLKFLNHDVVRELFELAEEEFGLPSDGPLTLPCDASFMEYVIALIQHHISKDVQKALIMSISNKCSSTLYLQQEIVNQQEIYSF